One window of the Rosa rugosa chromosome 3, drRosRugo1.1, whole genome shotgun sequence genome contains the following:
- the LOC133738986 gene encoding phosphatidylinositol 4-phosphate 5-kinase 4-like translates to MDGQKSQAKLTRTQSSLLRSSPTIRSSIHSLHSMSSVTEEDAITAQYDEEEQKPKNSATTKLLPLRSGSTPRAGSTRNSGQFLAVSSLILFSFFGFLLFFFYLRRDEIATSENLLLALVFVAVTLFLANKNKSLIHHSVSVMKQSWDDKSKRFRICGTKAHNAKPVQWFIGSDPNPSKTRKEHRIIREGVEFYSNGDFYEGEFHKGKSNGSGVYNYFVNGRYEGDWIDAKYDGYGIESWARGSRYKGQYRQGSRHGYGVYRFYTGDSYSGEWCNGQSHGVGVQTCSDGSCYAGEFKYGAKHGLGCYHFRNGDRYAGEYFGDKIHGFGIYHFANGHCYEGSWHEGRKQGYGVYTFRSGDTRCGVWDGGTLKHPLLPLNDAVVRAVQAARRAAQNAANLRRVDEQVNKAVMASNRAATAARVAAVKAVQNRMDGKFCDTNV, encoded by the exons ATGGACGGTCAGAAAAGCCAGGCGAAGCTTACGAGGACCCAGTCGTCGCTTCTGAGGTCCTCCCCGACTATCCGATCCTCCATTCACAGCCTCCACAGCATGTCCTCCGTCACCGAGGAGGACGCCATCACCGCCCAGTACGACGAGGAAGAGCAGAAGCCGAAGAACAGCGCCACCACCAAGTTGCTCCCGCTCCGCTCCGGGTCGACTCCTCGGGCCGGGTCGACCCGGAACAGCGGTCAGTTCCTGGCAGTGTCGTCGCTCATTCTGTTCAGCTTCTTCGGGTTCCTCCTGTTCTTCTTCTACCTCCGGCGGGACGAGATTGCGACCTCCGAGAACCTCCTGCTGGCGCTGGTGTTCGTGGCGGTGACGCTTTTCTTGGCGAACAAGAACAAGTCGCTGATCCACCACAGCGTGTCGGTCATGAAGCAGTCGTGGGACGACAAGTCGAAGCGGTTCCGAATCTGCGGCACCAAGGCCCACAACGCGAAGCCCGTGCAGTGGTTCATCGGGTCGGACCCGAACCCGAGTAAGACCCGGAAGGAGCACCGGATCATCCGGGAAGGGGTGGAGTTCTACAGCAATGGCGATTTCTACGAGGGCGAGTTCCACAAAGGGAAGAGCAATGGCAGCGGGGTTTACAATTACTTCGTGAACGGGAGGTACGAAGGCGATTGGATCGATGCCAAGTACGATGGGTATGGGATTGAGAGCTGGGCTAGAGGGAGTAGATACAAGGGTCAGTACAGGCAAGGATCCAGGCATGGTTATGGGGTTTATAGATTTTACACAGGGGATTCCTACTCCGGGGAGTGGTGTAATGGCCAGAGTCATGGTGTGGGAGTTCAGACTTGCTCTGATGGCAGCTGTTATGCTGGTGAATTCAAGTATGGGGCTAAGCATGGACTTGGCTGCTACCATTTTAG AAATGGAGATAGATATGCAGGGGAGTATTTCGGAGATAAAATCCATGGATTTGGTATCTATCACTTTGCTAATGGTCATTGTTATGAGGGGTCATGGCATGAGGGCCGAAAGCAAGGCTACGGCGTTTATACCTTCCGGAGTGGCGACACAAGATGTGGTGTATGGGATGGAGGCACCCTTAAGCACCCTCTTCTGCCACTAAACGATGCAGTTGTCCGAGCTGTTCAG GCTGCTAGGAGAGCAGCACAGAATGCTGCTAACCTCCGGCGGGTGGATGAACAGGTGAACAAGGCAGTCATGGCTTCAAATAGAGCTGCCACTGCTGCCAGAGTTGCTGCTGTTAAAGCGGTCCAAAACCGAATGGATGGCAAGTTTTGTGATACAAATGTCTGA